The following are from one region of the Kiritimatiellia bacterium genome:
- a CDS encoding KH domain-containing protein: MKAMLEYILRHLVDHPDQVRITEVQGERTAMYEVRCHADDIGKVIGKNGKTIGAIRLLLSTAAARNGRRAVLEVIE, encoded by the coding sequence ATGAAAGCCATGCTGGAGTACATTCTGCGGCATCTGGTGGACCACCCCGACCAGGTCCGCATCACCGAGGTTCAGGGCGAGCGCACCGCGATGTACGAGGTTCGCTGCCATGCGGACGACATCGGCAAGGTGATCGGCAAGAACGGAAAAACGATCGGCGCGATCCGTCTGCTGCTGTCCACCGCCGCCGCGCGGAACGGCCGTCGCGCCGTGCTGGAAGTGATCGAATGA
- the rplS gene encoding 50S ribosomal protein L19, whose amino-acid sequence MKHRLLEKIDVEQRRKDDLPDFRIGDTVAVHVRIKEGDKERVQVFRGTVIARDGGGSTETFTVRRISFGYGVERVFPLHSPSIVKLEVEGRGRVRRAKLYYLRRRKGKAAGVETRQA is encoded by the coding sequence ATGAAACACCGTCTTCTGGAAAAAATTGACGTCGAACAGCGCCGCAAGGATGACCTGCCGGACTTCCGCATCGGTGACACCGTCGCCGTCCATGTGCGCATCAAAGAAGGCGACAAGGAGCGCGTGCAGGTGTTCCGAGGTACTGTGATCGCCCGTGATGGGGGCGGCTCGACCGAGACGTTCACCGTCCGGCGCATTTCCTTCGGCTACGGCGTCGAGCGGGTGTTCCCACTGCATTCGCCCTCGATCGTGAAGTTGGAAGTCGAGGGTCGGGGGCGCGTCCGGCGCGCCAAGCTCTACTACCTGCGCCGGCGCAAGGGGAAGGCCGCCGGCGTCGAAACACGGCAAGCCTAG
- the recB gene encoding exodeoxyribonuclease V subunit beta: MSAFDPCRIPLAGRQLLEASAGTGKTHALAELHLRLLAERADLAITGILVLTFTNAAAAELRDRLRARLLAAQSCLNTGQRALDPILARVRADDRDLRGRLARALSDFDAAPIGTIHSFCLRVLQEHPVECGVPTAVRVLSPSADLENNLVREVARDALEKAAGDGKLTLAWACHYLDAAVLARIVGEAVGRAHRIVPDPAPADEGAVEEFFADRLAHARALWERFRDELADRLRAAPLHRGRYGPAQLSRLLESVERWLQTPLPPTPPDTPLPIAALTSAALRAATHKGHADEVPSHPLLDALDELHAAALELDRVAHTRALAIRAQVARLTPTVRRRRLDRLDALDYDELTFRLLDALRGASGERLAHRLAREYPAALVDEAQDTDPAQHEILEALHAHGTALFLIGDPKQSIYAFRGADVFAYARAAARASRHSLDRNWRATPPLVAAVQAAFARPNAFGWSFITLPDVRPADGATTLRLELGDSAPPPFRIWLIPPPEAGGRRPLPAGRARRHIADALAAEIAALLAPHSPARLVGPDGPRAVEPADVAVLVTRHLEAAEVLAALSRAGVPAVASSNSSVFASDDAIYLRIVLDALARPRREDLARGAALTPILAVDPAALADPASAAWTAFMNRWVAAAELWPRRGVRETLERLFATEAVFERLLARTDGERRATNLRHLTDLLGAAESQRRMGPGALLAWFDAQIAASESSAEETELQLDSDARRVRVATIHHSKGLQYPIVYCPFLWALPHGQRNLADLAVCHDDHTGERILDVGGPDLEAHAERERLERFFESVRLTYVAVTRARAACTVVWGPFRGAAASPLAWLWHAAPDHPPGEEVDTVQRWDDRRIAADLEQLAAAAPGSIVVGPPPVTTPSLPPPPAQPLPPPGPARQIRRPLDDGWRIVSFTSLRAIAGTDADEQPDVDAAVAPLPVDETAQPRFRFPAGPAAGTVLHALLERVDFANPARDRLLADAAAALSLHGLDAAWAETATDLVIAALTTPLDDRGLRLCDLDPRRCVRELPFLMRLGRVTAAALNERLGRTARSDAHRPPPLVFEPVRGFLRGFVDLVFEADGRWYVLDYKSNLLGHAVDDYRPDRLAAEMAAADYELQALIYAVALRRLALARGISEETFADRWGGCIYLFLRGLSPETGPSRGVVRWRPDPAELAELSDLLDRGDTP; the protein is encoded by the coding sequence ATGAGCGCGTTCGATCCGTGCCGGATTCCGCTCGCCGGCCGCCAGCTACTCGAGGCCAGCGCCGGCACCGGCAAGACCCACGCGCTGGCGGAACTGCACCTGCGTCTGCTCGCCGAGCGGGCCGATCTCGCCATCACCGGCATCCTCGTGCTGACCTTCACCAACGCCGCCGCCGCCGAGCTTCGCGACCGGCTCCGCGCGCGCCTGCTCGCCGCGCAGTCCTGCCTGAACACCGGCCAGCGCGCCCTCGATCCGATCCTCGCCCGCGTTCGCGCCGACGACCGCGATCTGCGCGGCCGGCTCGCCCGAGCGCTGTCGGACTTTGATGCCGCTCCGATCGGCACGATCCACTCGTTCTGTCTGCGCGTGCTGCAGGAGCATCCCGTCGAATGCGGCGTTCCCACCGCGGTGCGTGTTCTTTCCCCCTCCGCCGATCTCGAAAACAACCTGGTTCGCGAAGTCGCCCGCGACGCGCTCGAGAAGGCGGCCGGCGACGGCAAACTGACGCTGGCGTGGGCATGCCATTACCTCGACGCGGCGGTACTGGCGCGAATCGTCGGCGAGGCCGTCGGCCGTGCGCACCGCATTGTCCCCGATCCCGCGCCGGCCGACGAGGGCGCGGTGGAAGAGTTCTTCGCCGATCGGCTCGCGCACGCCCGCGCGCTGTGGGAGCGGTTTCGCGACGAGCTGGCCGATCGTCTCCGCGCCGCCCCACTCCACCGCGGCCGTTACGGACCCGCGCAGCTGTCCCGCCTGCTGGAAAGCGTCGAGCGGTGGCTGCAGACACCCTTGCCACCGACTCCGCCCGACACCCCCCTTCCGATCGCCGCCCTCACCTCCGCCGCGCTGCGGGCCGCCACTCACAAGGGCCACGCCGACGAGGTTCCCTCGCATCCGCTGCTCGACGCGCTCGACGAACTTCATGCCGCCGCGCTCGAGCTGGACCGCGTTGCGCACACGCGGGCGCTCGCAATCCGCGCACAAGTCGCCCGCCTCACCCCCACCGTCCGCCGCCGCCGGCTCGACCGCCTCGACGCACTCGACTACGACGAGCTCACGTTCCGGCTACTCGACGCGCTTCGCGGCGCATCCGGCGAGCGCCTCGCTCACCGGCTCGCCCGCGAATACCCCGCCGCCCTCGTGGACGAGGCGCAGGACACCGATCCGGCTCAGCACGAGATCCTCGAGGCGCTTCACGCCCACGGCACCGCGCTGTTTCTGATCGGCGACCCGAAACAGTCGATCTACGCGTTCCGCGGCGCGGACGTCTTCGCGTACGCGCGCGCCGCCGCCCGCGCCTCTCGCCACTCGCTCGACCGCAACTGGCGCGCCACGCCCCCCCTGGTCGCCGCCGTCCAGGCGGCATTTGCGCGCCCGAACGCCTTCGGGTGGTCCTTCATCACATTGCCCGACGTCCGCCCCGCCGACGGCGCCACCACGCTCCGACTCGAGCTCGGCGACAGCGCGCCGCCCCCCTTCCGGATCTGGCTGATCCCGCCCCCCGAGGCGGGCGGCCGCCGCCCGCTGCCGGCCGGCCGCGCGCGCCGCCACATCGCCGACGCGCTCGCCGCGGAGATCGCCGCGCTGCTCGCCCCCCATTCCCCCGCCCGCCTCGTCGGCCCCGACGGCCCGCGTGCCGTCGAACCGGCGGACGTCGCGGTGCTCGTTACGCGCCACCTCGAAGCAGCCGAGGTGCTCGCCGCACTGTCGCGCGCCGGCGTCCCCGCGGTTGCCTCCAGCAATAGCAGCGTCTTCGCCAGCGATGACGCGATCTACCTGCGCATCGTACTCGACGCGCTCGCCCGACCCCGCCGCGAAGATCTCGCCCGCGGCGCCGCGCTGACACCCATCCTCGCCGTGGATCCCGCCGCGCTCGCCGACCCCGCGTCCGCCGCCTGGACCGCGTTCATGAACCGCTGGGTCGCCGCCGCGGAACTCTGGCCCCGGCGCGGCGTCCGCGAAACCCTCGAACGCCTGTTTGCGACCGAAGCAGTGTTCGAACGTTTGCTCGCCCGGACCGACGGCGAACGCCGCGCGACAAACCTCCGCCACCTGACCGACCTTCTCGGCGCGGCGGAGTCGCAGCGGCGCATGGGCCCCGGCGCACTCCTCGCGTGGTTCGACGCACAGATCGCCGCCTCCGAAAGCTCCGCTGAAGAGACCGAACTGCAGCTCGATAGCGACGCGCGCCGCGTCCGCGTCGCCACCATCCACCACAGCAAAGGCCTGCAGTACCCGATCGTCTATTGCCCCTTCCTCTGGGCGCTGCCGCACGGCCAGCGCAACCTCGCCGACCTTGCCGTCTGCCACGACGACCACACCGGCGAGCGCATTCTCGACGTCGGCGGGCCGGACCTCGAGGCGCACGCCGAGCGCGAGCGGCTCGAACGGTTCTTCGAGAGCGTCCGGCTCACGTACGTCGCAGTCACGCGGGCCCGCGCCGCCTGCACCGTAGTGTGGGGGCCCTTTCGCGGTGCGGCCGCCTCCCCGCTGGCCTGGCTGTGGCATGCGGCGCCCGACCATCCGCCGGGCGAAGAGGTCGACACGGTCCAGCGCTGGGATGACCGCCGCATCGCCGCCGACCTCGAACAGCTTGCCGCCGCCGCACCCGGTTCCATCGTCGTCGGCCCGCCGCCCGTCACCACGCCCTCGCTCCCACCCCCGCCGGCACAGCCCCTCCCGCCCCCCGGCCCCGCACGCCAGATCCGCCGGCCTCTCGACGACGGCTGGCGCATTGTCAGCTTCACTTCCCTGCGCGCGATCGCCGGGACCGACGCCGACGAACAGCCCGACGTCGACGCCGCTGTCGCACCCCTACCGGTGGACGAAACCGCGCAACCGCGCTTCCGCTTCCCCGCCGGCCCCGCCGCCGGCACCGTGCTCCATGCGCTCCTTGAACGCGTGGACTTCGCCAACCCCGCCCGCGACCGCCTCCTCGCCGACGCCGCGGCCGCTCTCAGCCTCCACGGCCTGGACGCCGCCTGGGCCGAGACCGCCACCGATCTGGTCATCGCCGCACTGACCACTCCGCTCGACGACCGCGGTCTGCGCCTCTGCGACCTCGACCCGCGCCGCTGCGTCCGCGAGCTCCCGTTCCTGATGCGCCTCGGCCGCGTGACCGCCGCCGCACTGAACGAGCGCCTCGGACGCACCGCCCGTTCCGACGCGCACCGGCCCCCACCGCTCGTCTTCGAGCCGGTCCGCGGATTTCTCCGGGGTTTCGTGGACCTCGTCTTCGAAGCCGACGGCCGTTGGTACGTGCTCGATTACAAGTCCAACCTGCTCGGCCACGCGGTGGACGACTACCGCCCCGACCGTCTCGCCGCCGAAATGGCCGCCGCCGATTACGAGCTTCAGGCGTTGATCTACGCCGTCGCTCTCCGCCGCCTGGCCCTCGCCCGCGGCATTTCGGAGGAGACCTTTGCCGACCGCTGGGGCGGCTGCATCTACCTCTTTCTCCGCGGGCTCTCCCCCGAAACCGGCCCCTCGCGCGGCGTCGTCCGCTGGCGCCCTGACCCCGCTGAGCTGGCGGAGCTCTCCGACCTTCTCGATCGCGGAGACACCCCGTGA
- the trmD gene encoding tRNA (guanosine(37)-N1)-methyltransferase TrmD: protein MTDTLQVDIVTIFPRMLEGFLGESMLRRAAQSGRVAFRLVDLRDFTHDRHRTTDDRPYGGGPGMVMKPEPFFEAVDSLRTPHARVILLTPQGRRFTQAIARELAREQHLILLCGHYEGVDERVRLGLATDEISIGDYILTNGALAAAVVADAVVRLRPGVLGNAQGATEESFSESLLEYPQYTRPPEYRGMRVPEVLLSGDHEEIRRWRRAQALARTAQRRPDLLGAPPAGEERTAP, encoded by the coding sequence ATGACGGACACCCTCCAGGTGGACATCGTGACGATCTTCCCGCGCATGCTCGAAGGATTCCTCGGTGAAAGTATGCTGCGGCGGGCCGCCCAGTCGGGTCGCGTCGCATTCCGGCTGGTGGACCTGCGCGACTTCACACACGACCGGCACCGAACCACGGATGACCGCCCGTACGGCGGCGGGCCGGGCATGGTGATGAAGCCGGAGCCATTCTTCGAGGCGGTGGACTCGCTGCGCACGCCGCACGCCCGGGTGATCCTGCTCACGCCCCAAGGACGCCGCTTCACGCAGGCCATCGCACGCGAACTGGCCCGCGAACAGCACCTGATCCTGCTGTGTGGCCACTACGAGGGTGTGGATGAACGCGTCCGGCTCGGACTGGCGACGGACGAAATTTCGATCGGCGACTACATCCTGACGAACGGCGCGCTGGCGGCGGCGGTCGTTGCAGACGCGGTCGTCCGACTGCGTCCCGGCGTGCTCGGCAATGCGCAGGGCGCCACCGAGGAGTCGTTCAGCGAGTCGCTGCTTGAATATCCCCAGTACACCCGTCCCCCGGAGTACCGGGGCATGCGGGTGCCGGAAGTTCTGCTGTCCGGCGATCACGAGGAAATCCGCAGGTGGCGGCGGGCGCAGGCGCTTGCGCGCACCGCCCAGCGGCGCCCGGATCTCCTCGGCGCCCCGCCGGCCGGCGAGGAAAGGACTGCACCATGA
- a CDS encoding ribonuclease HII, with product MREFESAAYAAGHRRPAGVDEAGRGPLAGPVVAACVVLPGAPEAPPTRDSRWDGLTDSKRLTSSARVAWLTRLRSTPGVAIGIGWATVAEIARLNILRATHLAMRRAVARVRPPPDYLLVDGRPVPGLPCAAAAIVRGDQLCLSIAAASVVAKVVRDRYMERLERRHPGYGFAQHKGYGTPAHLDALRRLGPCPAHRLHFRPVARLAGSAPIR from the coding sequence TTGCGGGAGTTCGAATCAGCCGCCTACGCGGCCGGCCACCGGCGCCCCGCCGGCGTGGACGAGGCGGGGCGCGGGCCGCTGGCCGGCCCGGTGGTGGCCGCATGCGTCGTTCTGCCCGGCGCACCAGAGGCGCCGCCCACCCGCGACTCGCGCTGGGACGGCCTGACCGACTCGAAACGGCTGACCTCCTCCGCCCGCGTCGCATGGCTTACCCGGCTGCGGTCCACGCCCGGCGTCGCGATCGGCATCGGCTGGGCAACGGTCGCCGAAATCGCCCGCCTGAACATTCTGCGCGCGACGCACCTTGCAATGCGCCGCGCAGTGGCGCGGGTGCGCCCTCCGCCGGACTACCTCCTGGTGGACGGCCGCCCCGTGCCAGGCCTGCCCTGCGCGGCCGCTGCAATTGTGCGCGGCGACCAGCTTTGCCTCTCGATCGCAGCCGCCAGCGTCGTCGCAAAGGTCGTCCGCGACCGCTACATGGAAAGGCTCGAACGGCGGCATCCGGGGTACGGCTTCGCACAACACAAAGGGTATGGTACGCCCGCCCATCTCGATGCGCTGCGGCGGCTCGGGCCCTGCCCCGCTCACCGGCTGCATTTCCGACCTGTCGCACGGCTGGCCGGTTCCGCCCCCATCCGCTGA
- the recC gene encoding exodeoxyribonuclease V subunit gamma — MLRVVVSDRLEMLADALAVRLATAPSEELWAGPTIVVPSRGMERWLTMRLAGRFGIWAGASFPFPERWLESLAAALGLAPAEPSRWSRGAVECALYDLLRSSNDPEIRAWTGGEREGRRLLALARQIAECFDQYAAYRPDWLLAWDEGRCPPDLGPQNSDATWQARLWTALVARLGPDHPARRLARIGEELRRRRAPPEGLALPLHLFGLSALPPIHLQLLAEFARIADANVWVFNPCREMWFETTPPTTAADAAELADVSPAADVAPWLLSLNGRLARDFLAQLYEAANWQVEELWSEPDRDPPGALGTLRRRILEGLPEPAPGQPRAPWPDDPTRPSIAVHVCHSPRREIEVLRDRLLDLFDRDADLTPRDVLVMAPDIEPYTPHIAAVFGSEEPPLPWSIADRSPLLVGHLADALRRILRLPDGETTAPELFDLLALPPVRARFGLDDDSLARIRDWLTRAAIRRGGDEPDRPNSWCSGLERLTLGAMVRLPPLVTIGDRLPVELDDTATLDTLWAFWAEICNAHRDLAGPHHPEEWRRLVLRAMDRLLAPSPEETFEYAELRRSVERWADDCTVAGLTAPLPLPVVRDMIEQRLDPSALAAPFLRGGITFCNLRPMRSVPFRVIALLGMNDTDFPRRDTPAPFDLMRVAPRRGDRRRRLDDRQLFLETLFAARDHLHISYVGRDARNNEPRPPSVCVGELLDALDRTFDAAGRPPREFACVEHPLHPFSPLYFDAAPGPLFSYSARARRAVAALRERAAPCPAILSLQLPPPEEPVRLTLEELVRFFRDPVADLLRRRLDATVSRPDEELNDAEPLPGFDEPPRALVRAWIEISDEALGERPVPLDRLLAAAGHLPPGPAGFAMLQQVRCVADGLVRRLAPLREPPLPPVELHRETPRGIVLDAQLTDLRPSGLLRWTPGRIRPADRLAAWLAHLVLHAARPDGRWRTVLVGSEETLELPPPDDPLAQLDRWLEAFADGLCRPLAIWPDCALAFVSAHDPDAAAAAARSAWSNERGHGLRDRRPLLRALFPADHDIVTPDFVRLANTLFRPLATVPEAAGASE, encoded by the coding sequence ATGCTGAGGGTCGTCGTCAGCGACCGGCTGGAAATGCTGGCGGATGCGCTTGCGGTGCGCCTGGCCACAGCGCCCTCGGAGGAGCTCTGGGCGGGACCCACGATCGTCGTGCCCAGCCGCGGCATGGAACGCTGGCTGACCATGCGGTTGGCCGGCCGTTTCGGCATCTGGGCCGGCGCGTCGTTCCCGTTTCCGGAACGATGGCTGGAATCGCTGGCGGCGGCGCTGGGTCTCGCACCGGCGGAGCCCTCCCGCTGGTCGCGTGGCGCAGTGGAGTGTGCGCTCTACGACCTGCTGCGCAGTTCGAACGACCCCGAAATCCGCGCCTGGACCGGGGGCGAAAGGGAAGGTCGCCGGTTACTCGCACTCGCGCGCCAGATCGCCGAGTGCTTCGATCAGTATGCGGCCTACCGTCCCGACTGGCTCCTCGCCTGGGACGAGGGCCGCTGCCCTCCCGACCTCGGGCCGCAGAATTCCGACGCCACCTGGCAGGCCCGCCTGTGGACCGCGCTCGTCGCCCGGCTCGGTCCCGACCATCCCGCCCGCCGGCTCGCACGCATCGGCGAGGAGCTCCGCCGCCGCCGAGCGCCGCCCGAAGGCCTGGCTCTCCCGCTCCATCTGTTCGGCCTCTCCGCGCTGCCGCCGATCCATCTGCAGCTGCTGGCCGAGTTCGCCCGCATCGCGGACGCAAACGTCTGGGTCTTCAATCCGTGCCGCGAAATGTGGTTCGAGACCACACCACCCACCACCGCCGCCGACGCCGCGGAGCTGGCGGACGTTTCGCCCGCCGCCGACGTAGCGCCCTGGCTGTTGTCGTTGAACGGACGGCTGGCCCGCGACTTCCTCGCGCAGCTCTACGAGGCCGCCAACTGGCAGGTTGAGGAACTGTGGTCGGAACCGGACCGCGATCCGCCGGGTGCGCTCGGCACGCTGCGACGTCGAATTCTCGAGGGTCTCCCCGAGCCCGCTCCCGGCCAGCCGCGTGCGCCGTGGCCGGACGACCCCACACGACCTTCAATCGCCGTGCACGTGTGCCACTCACCCCGACGCGAAATCGAAGTGCTGCGGGACCGGCTGCTGGATCTGTTCGATCGTGACGCGGATCTGACCCCCCGCGACGTGTTGGTGATGGCACCGGATATTGAGCCGTACACACCGCACATCGCCGCAGTGTTCGGCAGCGAAGAGCCCCCGCTGCCCTGGTCCATCGCGGATCGCAGTCCGCTGCTCGTCGGCCATCTCGCAGACGCGCTGCGACGGATTCTGCGTCTGCCGGACGGCGAGACCACCGCGCCGGAGCTCTTCGACCTGCTCGCGTTGCCGCCCGTGCGAGCCCGCTTCGGCCTCGACGACGATTCGCTCGCACGCATTCGCGACTGGTTGACCCGCGCCGCGATCCGTCGCGGCGGCGACGAGCCTGACCGTCCCAACTCCTGGTGCAGCGGGCTCGAGCGCCTCACGCTCGGCGCGATGGTTCGGCTTCCACCCCTCGTAACGATCGGCGACCGGCTGCCCGTCGAGCTCGACGACACCGCGACGCTGGACACACTCTGGGCCTTCTGGGCCGAGATATGCAACGCGCACCGCGACCTCGCCGGCCCCCATCACCCCGAAGAATGGCGCCGGCTCGTGCTCCGCGCGATGGACCGATTGCTCGCGCCCTCCCCGGAGGAAACCTTCGAATATGCGGAACTGCGCCGGTCGGTCGAACGCTGGGCCGATGACTGCACCGTCGCCGGCCTGACCGCCCCGCTGCCGCTGCCAGTCGTCCGCGACATGATCGAGCAGCGGCTGGATCCGAGCGCGCTCGCCGCGCCGTTCCTGCGCGGCGGCATCACCTTCTGCAATCTCCGGCCGATGCGAAGCGTCCCCTTTCGCGTCATCGCGCTGCTGGGCATGAACGACACCGATTTTCCCCGGCGCGACACCCCGGCCCCCTTTGACCTAATGCGCGTCGCGCCTCGCCGCGGCGACCGCCGGCGCCGGCTGGACGATCGACAGCTCTTTCTCGAAACGCTGTTCGCAGCCCGCGATCACCTCCACATCAGTTACGTCGGGCGCGACGCGCGCAACAACGAACCCCGCCCCCCCAGCGTGTGCGTCGGCGAACTGCTCGACGCGCTCGACCGCACCTTCGACGCCGCCGGCCGCCCGCCGCGCGAGTTCGCCTGCGTCGAACACCCGCTCCACCCGTTCAGCCCGCTCTACTTCGACGCAGCGCCCGGGCCGCTGTTCAGCTACTCCGCGCGCGCCCGCCGCGCCGTGGCCGCGCTCCGCGAGCGCGCAGCGCCATGCCCGGCAATCCTTTCACTGCAGCTGCCGCCGCCGGAGGAGCCGGTCCGGCTCACCCTCGAAGAACTCGTCCGCTTTTTCCGTGACCCCGTCGCGGACCTGCTCCGCCGCCGGCTCGATGCCACCGTCAGCCGGCCCGACGAGGAACTCAACGACGCGGAACCGCTCCCCGGCTTCGACGAACCGCCGCGCGCGCTGGTCCGAGCCTGGATCGAGATTTCGGACGAGGCGCTCGGCGAGCGGCCTGTCCCGCTCGACCGGCTGCTGGCGGCCGCCGGCCACTTACCGCCCGGGCCAGCGGGATTCGCAATGCTTCAGCAGGTTCGATGCGTCGCCGATGGCCTCGTGCGCCGGCTCGCGCCGCTCCGCGAACCGCCCCTGCCACCCGTTGAGCTGCACCGCGAAACGCCACGCGGCATTGTGCTGGACGCTCAACTCACGGACCTGCGGCCCTCCGGCTTGCTCCGCTGGACCCCAGGGCGCATCCGGCCCGCCGACCGGCTCGCCGCATGGCTCGCCCACCTGGTGCTCCACGCCGCCCGCCCCGACGGTCGCTGGCGAACTGTCCTGGTTGGCAGCGAGGAGACACTCGAGCTCCCGCCGCCCGACGACCCCCTCGCGCAGCTCGACCGGTGGCTCGAGGCGTTCGCCGATGGTCTCTGCCGACCGCTCGCAATCTGGCCCGATTGCGCGCTCGCGTTCGTCAGCGCCCACGATCCGGACGCCGCCGCCGCAGCCGCCCGCAGCGCGTGGTCGAACGAGCGCGGTCATGGTCTGCGCGACCGCCGCCCGCTGCTGCGCGCACTGTTTCCGGCCGATCACGACATCGTGACGCCCGACTTCGTCCGCCTCGCAAACACGCTGTTTCGGCCGCTGGCCACCGTGCCCGAGGCCGCGGGAGCCAGCGAATGA
- the recD gene encoding exodeoxyribonuclease V subunit alpha, which translates to MNDPRIAALLDANLLSELDAGWARLLARVAGGPLPADLALAAAMLSALQRAGHTSLDLRQTPAELFDESGLAPPALPALSNPWTLPDRHLPILGGPGDTAPLIRDGPRLYLQRHWRDECDVADAIAARTAAPPTSAPSSLPADLWSRPEEAAQRAAAHAALSRPLAVIAGGPGTGKTGCVVRALRAARESGRIIERIAIAAPTGKAVARLREVWTAARTGPAPPVEIATLHRLLGLHPDRVEPRYGPGRPLPHELVVVDEMSMVDLGLMAALVRALRPDARLVLIGDHQQLASVQPGSVFRDLCEGLRAVSPAEDAMGPLIELHHNFRFSAGRPIGRLAAAVRAGDADAALEALRDGGAEAALAELPPRRSLGAQLRERIAVAWAPLLAATTPAEALTALRGFRVLCSHRVGPYGAERVGAELAAAARRGPAGTPLIITANDPARGLYNGDGGVWWRGPAGWGAVIEAEGGVVELPEGRVPPWAPAWALTVHKSQGSEYGEVLLVLPDRDSPLLTRELVYTAITRARRRVEVWAPAPLLAEAIQRTAHRSSGLADAIRRRLSGETTSPPSPRSRTTPTTPLWPQS; encoded by the coding sequence GTGAACGATCCCCGGATCGCCGCGCTGCTCGACGCCAACCTCCTCAGCGAACTCGATGCCGGCTGGGCGCGCCTCCTCGCCCGCGTGGCCGGCGGTCCGCTGCCCGCGGACCTCGCGCTGGCTGCCGCAATGCTCTCCGCGCTCCAGCGCGCCGGGCACACCTCGCTCGACCTGCGGCAGACCCCGGCCGAACTCTTCGACGAGTCCGGCCTGGCGCCGCCCGCGCTGCCGGCGCTCTCCAACCCTTGGACGCTTCCCGATCGTCACCTTCCAATCCTTGGAGGCCCCGGCGACACCGCGCCGCTGATCCGCGACGGGCCGCGCCTGTATCTGCAACGCCACTGGCGCGACGAATGCGACGTTGCCGACGCGATTGCAGCGCGTACCGCCGCCCCGCCCACCTCGGCACCGTCCTCGCTGCCCGCCGACCTTTGGTCCCGCCCGGAAGAGGCCGCCCAGCGCGCCGCCGCGCACGCCGCACTCTCGCGCCCCCTTGCGGTGATCGCCGGCGGGCCCGGCACCGGGAAAACCGGCTGTGTGGTCCGCGCGCTGCGTGCGGCACGCGAGAGCGGCCGCATCATTGAGCGCATCGCGATCGCCGCCCCCACCGGCAAAGCCGTCGCGCGGCTGCGCGAGGTCTGGACCGCGGCGCGCACTGGTCCCGCCCCACCGGTGGAAATCGCCACGCTGCACCGGCTGCTCGGGCTGCATCCCGACCGCGTCGAGCCGCGGTACGGACCGGGCCGCCCACTGCCGCATGAGCTGGTCGTCGTGGACGAAATGTCCATGGTGGACCTCGGCCTCATGGCCGCGCTCGTCCGCGCGCTGCGGCCGGACGCTCGGCTCGTGCTGATCGGCGACCACCAGCAGCTGGCGTCGGTGCAACCGGGCAGCGTGTTCCGCGATCTGTGTGAAGGCCTGCGCGCGGTGTCGCCAGCGGAGGACGCGATGGGACCGCTGATCGAGCTGCACCACAACTTTCGTTTCTCGGCCGGCCGGCCGATCGGTCGTCTCGCCGCGGCGGTTCGCGCCGGCGACGCGGACGCGGCGCTCGAGGCGCTCCGCGACGGTGGCGCGGAGGCCGCGCTGGCCGAGCTGCCGCCGCGCCGCAGTCTCGGCGCCCAATTGCGCGAGCGCATCGCGGTTGCCTGGGCGCCGCTGTTGGCCGCCACCACGCCCGCGGAGGCGCTCACCGCGCTGCGCGGTTTCCGCGTGCTGTGCTCCCACCGCGTGGGGCCCTACGGCGCGGAACGCGTTGGCGCAGAGCTGGCCGCCGCCGCGCGCAGAGGCCCCGCCGGCACACCGCTGATCATCACCGCGAACGACCCCGCGCGGGGCCTCTACAACGGAGATGGCGGCGTGTGGTGGCGCGGGCCGGCCGGCTGGGGCGCGGTGATCGAGGCCGAGGGCGGCGTGGTCGAGCTGCCGGAGGGACGCGTCCCGCCCTGGGCGCCCGCGTGGGCGCTCACCGTCCACAAAAGCCAAGGCTCCGAATACGGCGAGGTGCTGCTGGTGCTGCCCGACCGCGACTCACCACTGCTCACGCGGGAACTCGTCTACACCGCGATCACCCGCGCGCGCCGCCGCGTGGAAGTCTGGGCACCCGCCCCCTTGCTCGCGGAGGCGATCCAGCGCACCGCGCACCGCTCCAGCGGCCTCGCCGACGCGATCCGGCGCCGACTCAGCGGTGAAACCACCAGTCCGCCGTCGCCACGATCACGCACAACCCCGACAACACCACTGTGGCCGCAATCGTGA